Genomic segment of Tindallia magadiensis:
ACCTTCTTTCCCAGCCTTTTACGAATCTTTTCCAATGCTTCATTTTTGTTGATTGGCTCCATGTAGTTCACCTGCTGATCCGGCATATTTTGATCAAATTGACAAACAGAATGAAACTCGCAGTATTGACAAACCCTAACTCCGTCATATTCGACTGGATGTATTGAAATATCTCCTGATAATATGTTTTTTGCCATGCGAACCACTAATTGCTGTGTATGCTGGAGCAGTAGATCGAATTCTTCTAATTCCAAGACCATCGAATTAGCACTAAAACTACCATCTTTTTTCAAAGAAACCGGTAATACCTCTGATTTATCAGTCATTTCTTGATCCATCGCACCAACAATTTCCTGGTTCTGTAAAGCAAAACCATTCAACTTTAATTGTTTCACCCTCTCCTTTTGTATTTCTTCTATTTTCGTCGTATTTAACTCAATCATCGGATCATCCATTTTGTAGTAAAAAAGACCTGCCGGATAATGACTCCCCTTCATTTGCTTTCTTTGTGCATCAAGAACCGCCTGCAAATAAACCGGTAACTGCATTTGAAGACCATGAAACACTTCCGGAATCTTCATTTCCTTGTTACCCGTTTTATAATCGACAATTCGATAATAATAGTCTCCATTTTTTTCGAACATATCCAGCCTATCAATTCTGCCTTCTAAAGATGCTAAAGTTTTCTCTTTGTCATAATAAATCAAAGCAGGCCATGTACCTTCTTTTCCAAAGGAAAGTTCATGATATAGTGGTTCAAAAAGACCTTTTTGAATATGAGCAACTATGGTTTTAACAGCTGTTTTCCCTAATTGCTTCACCCTTTTTCCTGCATGCTGATATCGATATGAACTTTGGAATATTCCATCTCTAAAGGTGTCCAAAAGATCTTCCATCAAGGGATCCATTAAACGATCACATTCTTCTAGATCAATAGAGCGCCAATCTTGATGATTATCTTTAATCGCTTTGGCAAATCCATCCATGGCCTGATGTAAGAAGTTGCCCAACTCTACAGGCTTAATTTCAAACTCTTTACGTTCTTCTGGTTTCAATCCATATTGAACAAAATGAGAGAAGGGACATTTTCGGTATTTTTCCAATCTGGCAACACTGGAGTATAATGGATTTCCAAACAGTTTTTCACTAACCGCTGAATCCAATGGTTGGCACTGATTTTCAAAGTCCAAACCTTCCAGCATTCGATCCACTTCTTTTTTCCAGTTTTCATTCCCGTAGAACCATCGATAAGTATCCAGCCATAACGGATCTATCACCTCGCCATCCAACAATTTTCTGACTTCTGTGGTCAAACTGGAAAAGGTGTTTTCTGGTCGCGTTATTTCTTTTTTAGTGTTTTCTGATGTAGCAAAAAGATCATCTCCTACGCTTAAAAACGGAAACAAGCCTTTAAGCCTGTCAATAATGACCGACGGTCTTCTGGCCGCTCCTTCTTCTGTCGCCAAGGAATAGCTGATAAAAAGAAGATCGGAAGGCTTGGTCATCGCCAAATAAATATAAAACATTTCCTGTAATTCCCGTTCTTCTTGTGAGGCTCCCATTTTGCAGCCAGAGCCTTCAAGTTTTTGCTTTTCTACTGGTAATAGCAATGCTTCTTCGTTTATTCCCGCCGGTAAAACACCATCATTAGCGCTGAGAAAAAAAACACATTTCACATCTGACAGCCGCGACCGCTCGATGGTTCCTACAAACACTTGATCTAGTGTTGATGGGATGGTTCCAACTTCCATGCTTTCTATTCCAGATTCAAGAATATCTATGTATTCATCTAGAGAAACTTCCAGCGTCCCCATCATTTCTACCATTTGATCCATTAACTCCATCAGTTCATTCCATAACTGAGCATATACCTGTTTTTGATCAAAAGCATCCCTTTCTTCTGCCTGACTCATTTGCGCTTCAAGGATATCAGGAACATTCAGAGCTTCCATCCATTCAAAGATAATTTTTGATTTCATTTCTACCGTTATGGATTGCTTCATTTTCGCCTCTACTATTTCCAGTGGTTCCATAACTTTTTTTCGCCATATTTCTGCATCTTCCTGATAAGGTTTCACATAGGCGTTTGCTATTTCTTTTTTCCATTTGTTACCTTTCATCCCCAGTTGCATACAAATATTTTCAAATTCTTCCATTTCGTCTATTTCCAATCCTGCATAACCTGTTTTTATATACGTCATCATAGGTTGAAACGAAAATCCACTCTCTATGGCTCTTAAACCTTCTATCAAGAAAACCATTAACGGATGATTTTTCAAGACTACTTTATCATCCATAAATATCGGAATTTTATGCTGTTTCATCACTCTTCGAATGCTATTTTTTCTTTGTTCCATATCTGGACACAGTATTGCAATCTGACGATACCGGTATCCTTTTTCCTGAACTAAATCCTGTATTTTCAAAGCTGCCCACACCAATTCTTTT
This window contains:
- the addB gene encoding helicase-exonuclease AddAB subunit AddB, producing MFRIWYGTDIEEKVRIMVHEIQKNVKKDPWRKQIIIVPEQYTLEMEKQYLKHSQEKGMMRVEVLSFSRLAYRVFLETGGRNRVFIDDRGLHMLVRKTLREQQENLKVYPHMIGRKGFVESLVKEINECKQYEVTSEMLRQQSQLHKDNEYIAGKLHDIAIIYENVQEALEDYYLHKEDRIELFRKKFQDANHMKMADYWVEGFYSFTPNMKNALLTIGEEADNLNILAYGGDELTNQYSVLHKQINHMKNYFSSQGIEVIKEKVSYGESYDKKAKEIKHLKECFYKLPIDVFDSEPSSIELFSASNDEKELVWAALKIQDLVQEKGYRYRQIAILCPDMEQRKNSIRRVMKQHKIPIFMDDKVVLKNHPLMVFLIEGLRAIESGFSFQPMMTYIKTGYAGLEIDEMEEFENICMQLGMKGNKWKKEIANAYVKPYQEDAEIWRKKVMEPLEIVEAKMKQSITVEMKSKIIFEWMEALNVPDILEAQMSQAEERDAFDQKQVYAQLWNELMELMDQMVEMMGTLEVSLDEYIDILESGIESMEVGTIPSTLDQVFVGTIERSRLSDVKCVFFLSANDGVLPAGINEEALLLPVEKQKLEGSGCKMGASQEERELQEMFYIYLAMTKPSDLLFISYSLATEEGAARRPSVIIDRLKGLFPFLSVGDDLFATSENTKKEITRPENTFSSLTTEVRKLLDGEVIDPLWLDTYRWFYGNENWKKEVDRMLEGLDFENQCQPLDSAVSEKLFGNPLYSSVARLEKYRKCPFSHFVQYGLKPEERKEFEIKPVELGNFLHQAMDGFAKAIKDNHQDWRSIDLEECDRLMDPLMEDLLDTFRDGIFQSSYRYQHAGKRVKQLGKTAVKTIVAHIQKGLFEPLYHELSFGKEGTWPALIYYDKEKTLASLEGRIDRLDMFEKNGDYYYRIVDYKTGNKEMKIPEVFHGLQMQLPVYLQAVLDAQRKQMKGSHYPAGLFYYKMDDPMIELNTTKIEEIQKERVKQLKLNGFALQNQEIVGAMDQEMTDKSEVLPVSLKKDGSFSANSMVLELEEFDLLLQHTQQLVVRMAKNILSGDISIHPVEYDGVRVCQYCEFHSVCQFDQNMPDQQVNYMEPINKNEALEKIRKRLGKKVDSDA